The Flavobacterium commune genome contains a region encoding:
- a CDS encoding alpha/beta hydrolase-fold protein: MNYKSIIYLVGVLTTTIGIAQTNPLKVTEDFKPSSVNQQGKLYPQVNSEGRVRASILAPQANKVQLDLGGTKYDMVKDEKGIWTGVSDPQDEGFHYYQLNIDGASVPDPGTVYFYGAGRLGSAIEIPAADQEFYAMKDVPHGLVSENIYFSKLTNSFRRCFVYTPANYNEDSKTRFPVLYLQHGSFEDETGWAVQGKANLILDNLIASEKANPMIVVMDNGYAYKPQTNTSRPESIFEEVVINEIIPMIDSKFRTIANREHRAIAGLSMGANQTMRIMMNHLDTFSYYGGFSGTSNYPSIDAIDVNTFLDGKFKEGNALNKKIKLFWLGLGTKEPIPFPASVGAFRTMLEQQGIRYAYYESPETAHEWLTWRRCLNQFVTQLFK; the protein is encoded by the coding sequence ATGAATTACAAATCTATTATTTATTTGGTGGGTGTTTTGACAACAACAATTGGTATTGCACAAACTAATCCGCTTAAAGTTACGGAAGATTTCAAACCATCGTCTGTAAATCAACAAGGGAAGCTATATCCGCAAGTCAATTCCGAAGGTCGGGTGAGAGCAAGTATTCTTGCACCTCAGGCTAATAAGGTGCAGCTTGATCTTGGTGGTACAAAATATGACATGGTTAAAGATGAGAAAGGGATCTGGACAGGAGTATCTGATCCTCAGGATGAGGGATTCCATTATTATCAACTCAATATTGATGGAGCATCAGTTCCTGATCCAGGAACGGTATATTTTTACGGAGCTGGAAGATTAGGAAGTGCAATAGAAATTCCAGCTGCTGATCAGGAGTTTTATGCAATGAAAGATGTTCCACATGGGCTTGTTAGCGAAAATATCTATTTCTCTAAACTAACGAATTCGTTTAGACGCTGTTTTGTTTATACGCCTGCAAATTATAATGAAGATTCAAAAACACGTTTTCCTGTACTTTATTTACAACATGGAAGTTTTGAGGACGAAACAGGATGGGCAGTACAAGGAAAAGCCAATTTAATATTGGATAATTTGATTGCTTCGGAAAAGGCAAATCCTATGATTGTAGTGATGGATAATGGCTACGCTTATAAACCTCAAACGAATACATCTCGTCCGGAATCAATATTCGAAGAGGTTGTAATAAATGAAATTATTCCTATGATTGATTCAAAGTTTCGAACCATTGCAAATCGTGAACACAGAGCAATTGCCGGACTTTCTATGGGAGCCAATCAAACTATGAGGATAATGATGAATCATTTGGATACCTTTTCTTATTATGGAGGATTTAGTGGAACTTCCAATTATCCGAGTATTGATGCAATTGACGTCAACACTTTTTTAGATGGAAAATTTAAAGAGGGTAATGCACTCAATAAAAAAATAAAGCTTTTTTGGTTAGGATTAGGAACGAAAGAGCCTATCCCATTTCCTGCATCCGTAGGTGCATTTCGAACCATGTTAGAACAACAAGGAATTAGATATGCCTATTATGAATCTCCTGAAACAGCGCATGAATGGCTTACATGGAGAAGATGCTTAAATCAATTTGTAACTCAATTATTTAAATAA
- a CDS encoding alpha/beta hydrolase translates to MKKIIVTATMLFMCNLIVVAQKIEKEGPKGFDQLKPAIAHGTIDTIAYDSKTVGTTRKALVYKTPGFSKDKKYPVLYLLHGIGGDEKEWLKGGTPQIILDNLFAEGKIKPMIVVLPNGRAIKDDRATGNIMAPDKVQGFATFERDLLDDLIPFIEKTYPTLTDRENRAIAGLSMGGGQSLNFGLGNLDKFAWVGGFSSAPNTKLPEVLIPNPEEAKKKLKLLWISCGDKDGLITYGKRLHDYLLEKNVPHVYYLEPGGHDFKVWKNGLYMLSQFLFKPVDVASLSQYTVLDTASVEK, encoded by the coding sequence ATGAAAAAAATTATTGTTACAGCAACAATGCTTTTTATGTGTAATCTAATTGTTGTTGCACAAAAAATCGAAAAAGAAGGTCCGAAGGGATTTGACCAATTAAAGCCAGCTATCGCTCACGGTACAATAGATACCATCGCTTATGATTCAAAAACAGTAGGAACCACCAGAAAGGCTTTAGTTTATAAGACTCCTGGATTTTCAAAGGACAAAAAATATCCTGTACTTTATTTACTGCATGGTATTGGCGGTGATGAAAAAGAGTGGCTAAAAGGAGGGACTCCACAAATAATATTGGATAACTTATTTGCCGAAGGAAAAATTAAGCCAATGATAGTGGTGTTGCCAAATGGACGCGCTATTAAAGATGATCGGGCTACTGGAAATATTATGGCTCCAGATAAGGTTCAAGGTTTTGCCACTTTTGAAAGAGATCTTTTAGACGATTTAATCCCTTTTATCGAAAAAACATATCCAACTCTGACTGATCGAGAGAACCGCGCTATTGCAGGACTTTCTATGGGAGGAGGTCAATCACTTAATTTTGGTTTAGGGAACTTAGACAAATTTGCCTGGGTGGGAGGTTTTTCATCTGCACCTAATACTAAATTACCAGAAGTTTTAATACCAAATCCGGAAGAAGCAAAGAAAAAATTAAAATTGCTTTGGATTTCCTGTGGAGACAAAGATGGATTAATTACTTACGGCAAGCGTTTACATGATTATTTATTGGAAAAAAACGTACCGCATGTATATTATTTAGAGCCAGGCGGACATGATTTTAAAGTTTGGAAAAATGGTTTGTATATGTTGTCACAGTTTTTGTTTAAGCCTGTTGATGTAGCCTCTTTAAGCCAATATACAGTATTGGATACGGCTTCTGTTGAGAAGTAA